The following coding sequences lie in one Bacteroidota bacterium genomic window:
- a CDS encoding KTSC domain-containing protein: protein MNRIINYRKLFDINQETDLVKLKISYRNLMKEWHPDKFTEDDERKQEAELKSKRIIEAYHFLVSISPETHELNKEAYALTTTNSAIDDFSYKGQNLKITFQDGSVYEYFGIPKNVYTKLSNSLTLSRFARRHIFYSYTYSNVSKPATIA, encoded by the coding sequence ATGAATAGAATTATCAATTACAGAAAATTATTTGACATCAATCAGGAAACAGATCTTGTGAAGTTGAAAATTAGTTACAGAAATTTAATGAAGGAGTGGCATCCTGATAAATTTACTGAAGACGATGAACGAAAACAGGAGGCAGAATTAAAAAGCAAACGAATAATTGAAGCATACCATTTTTTAGTGAGTATTTCACCCGAAACACATGAATTAAACAAAGAAGCATACGCTCTTACAACTACCAATTCTGCAATCGATGACTTTTCGTATAAAGGACAAAATCTAAAAATTACTTTTCAAGATGGAAGTGTTTATGAATACTTCGGGATTCCAAAAAACGTTTATACCAAACTTTCAAATTCTCTTACATTATCAAGATTTGCAAGAAGACATATTTTCTATTCCTACACCTACAGTAATGTGAGTAAACCAGCCACAATAGCATAG
- the mfd gene encoding transcription-repair coupling factor, producing the protein MTAKEDILRKYGESTNNSLLTQELAGNTTRTQLKGVIGSGISFIAASAFQHIHKTNLFILADKEEAAYFLNDLENLIGEQNVLFFPASYRMPYEHEEIDNANILLRAEVLNKINTGKKHIAVVTYPEALTEKVVTKAHLTKNTLELKQGEKISIDFITDVLNEYGFERADYVVEPGQYSVRGGIVDIFSFSNEHPYRVEFLGNEVDSIRSFDPISQLSIHKLTYCSIIPNVQTKLLQESRQTLFEFFPESTVLWFKHFQLTLDRIEKAFALAELSYSKLDNVIAQLPPEELYIHKDVFSKQALGFPVVEFGNHFSLAPTKTITYNFSPQPSFNKNFSFLNDNFKSNLRNGLTNIIFADAAKQIERLYKIFEDIAPKKSEEPEVFTPILLSIHEGFIDNELKLACYTDHQIFDRYHRFRLKSSFSKKNEALTLKELKGLNPGDYITHIDYGVGRYGGLETIEVNGKTQETIRLIYKDYDIVNISIHSLHRIAKYSGKEGAEPKINKLGTNTWATLKQKTKKKVKEIAYDLIQLYAKRKALKGFQFSPDTYLQNELEASFIYEDTPDQIKSTADVKKDMESEWPMDRLVCGDVGFGKTEVAVRAAFKAVCDSKQVAILVPTTILALQHYKTFKERLKDLPCTVDYINRYRSSKQQKETLEKVAEGKVDILIGTHGIVGKGVKFKDLGLIIIDEEQKFGVGVKDKLKTIKTNVDTLTLTATPIPRTLQFSMMGARDLSVISTPPPNRYPVQTELHTFNEEIIRDAVSFEISRGGQVFFVHNRVQNILEIAGMIQRLCPDAKVAIGHGQLEGDKLEQVMMDFVEGEYDVLVATTIIEAGLDISNANTIIINQAHMFGLSDLHQMRGRVGRSNKKAFCYLLTTPVSLLTPEARKRLKAIEEFSDLGSGFNIAMRDLDIRGAGNLLGGEQSGFINEIGFEMYQKILDEAIMELRMEHEELRDTNVGGSQKYTQKQHSQYISDCVIDTDMEILIPDEYVNNITERLNLYRELDDSNNEEALTKFEAQLKDRFGPVPEQALELIHTIRLRWLAMEIGFEKLILKNNRMVGYFLQNQQSPYYQSETFTKVLKFVQHNARVCKMKENNGKLSLTFENIKSIDDAMKVLKPVIN; encoded by the coding sequence TTGACAGCGAAAGAAGATATATTACGCAAGTACGGTGAATCCACTAACAATTCTTTACTAACACAAGAATTGGCTGGGAATACTACGCGCACTCAGCTCAAAGGCGTTATTGGATCAGGCATCTCTTTTATTGCTGCCAGCGCTTTTCAGCACATCCACAAAACAAATTTATTCATACTGGCCGATAAAGAAGAAGCCGCCTACTTTCTCAACGACCTCGAAAACTTAATTGGTGAACAAAATGTTTTATTCTTCCCGGCTTCGTATCGCATGCCCTACGAACACGAAGAAATTGATAATGCCAATATTTTATTACGTGCCGAAGTATTAAATAAAATCAATACAGGTAAAAAACACATTGCCGTTGTTACTTATCCGGAAGCATTGACCGAAAAGGTGGTCACCAAAGCTCACCTCACCAAAAACACCTTGGAATTAAAACAAGGTGAAAAAATTTCCATCGACTTTATCACTGATGTATTAAATGAATATGGTTTTGAACGTGCTGATTATGTCGTGGAACCAGGACAATATTCCGTGCGTGGAGGAATTGTAGATATCTTTTCTTTCTCCAACGAACATCCCTACCGGGTTGAATTTTTAGGAAATGAGGTGGATTCCATCCGCAGCTTTGATCCCATTTCACAATTATCCATTCATAAACTCACCTATTGCAGCATCATTCCGAATGTGCAAACAAAGCTCTTACAGGAAAGCCGACAAACATTGTTTGAATTTTTTCCCGAGAGCACCGTTTTATGGTTCAAACATTTTCAACTCACACTTGATCGTATCGAAAAAGCATTTGCACTGGCAGAACTTTCCTACAGCAAATTGGATAATGTAATTGCGCAATTGCCCCCGGAAGAACTTTACATTCACAAAGATGTTTTTAGTAAACAAGCCTTAGGATTTCCTGTGGTTGAATTTGGCAATCACTTTTCGTTAGCGCCAACAAAAACAATCACCTATAATTTTTCGCCTCAACCAAGTTTCAACAAAAATTTTAGTTTCTTAAACGATAACTTCAAAAGCAATCTCCGCAATGGCTTAACCAACATTATTTTTGCAGATGCGGCAAAACAAATTGAACGGTTGTATAAAATTTTTGAAGACATCGCTCCAAAAAAATCCGAAGAACCGGAAGTGTTTACTCCTATTCTTCTTTCGATTCACGAAGGATTTATTGACAATGAATTAAAACTCGCGTGTTATACCGACCACCAAATATTCGACCGGTATCATCGCTTCCGCTTAAAAAGCAGTTTCTCAAAAAAGAACGAGGCCCTTACATTAAAAGAACTGAAAGGATTAAATCCGGGAGATTACATCACGCACATCGATTATGGTGTGGGGCGTTATGGCGGATTGGAAACCATTGAAGTAAATGGTAAAACGCAGGAAACTATTCGATTGATTTATAAAGATTATGATATTGTAAACATCAGTATTCATTCGTTACACCGCATTGCAAAATATTCGGGTAAAGAAGGTGCAGAACCGAAAATAAATAAACTCGGAACAAATACGTGGGCAACCTTAAAACAAAAAACCAAGAAAAAGGTAAAAGAGATTGCGTACGATTTAATTCAACTCTATGCCAAACGAAAAGCGTTAAAAGGTTTTCAATTTAGTCCGGATACCTATTTGCAAAATGAGTTAGAAGCATCCTTCATTTACGAAGACACGCCTGACCAAATTAAATCCACAGCGGATGTAAAAAAAGACATGGAAAGCGAATGGCCCATGGACAGGCTTGTTTGCGGAGATGTGGGTTTTGGGAAAACGGAAGTTGCTGTTCGTGCAGCATTCAAAGCTGTATGCGACAGTAAACAAGTTGCGATTTTGGTTCCTACTACCATTCTTGCTTTGCAACATTATAAAACATTTAAGGAACGATTAAAAGATTTGCCTTGCACGGTCGATTATATTAATCGCTACCGCTCATCCAAACAACAAAAAGAAACATTGGAAAAAGTGGCAGAAGGGAAAGTGGATATTTTAATTGGCACACATGGTATCGTAGGCAAAGGAGTGAAATTCAAAGATCTTGGATTAATTATCATTGATGAAGAACAAAAATTCGGAGTGGGTGTAAAAGACAAATTGAAAACGATTAAAACAAATGTCGATACGCTTACATTGACCGCAACTCCGATTCCGCGTACATTACAATTTTCAATGATGGGTGCGCGCGACTTATCGGTTATCAGCACACCTCCGCCTAATCGCTATCCGGTGCAAACAGAGTTGCATACATTTAATGAAGAAATTATTCGAGATGCGGTTTCATTTGAAATATCGAGAGGTGGACAAGTATTTTTTGTGCACAACCGTGTACAGAACATTCTTGAAATTGCCGGGATGATTCAACGCTTATGCCCGGATGCAAAAGTAGCCATCGGTCACGGGCAATTAGAAGGCGACAAGCTTGAACAAGTGATGATGGATTTTGTGGAAGGAGAATACGATGTATTGGTTGCCACCACCATCATTGAAGCAGGTTTAGATATTTCGAATGCCAACACCATCATCATCAACCAAGCACATATGTTTGGGTTAAGCGATTTGCATCAGATGCGTGGTCGTGTTGGACGATCGAACAAAAAAGCATTTTGTTACTTATTGACTACTCCGGTTTCATTACTAACACCGGAAGCGCGCAAACGATTAAAAGCCATCGAAGAGTTTTCGGATCTAGGAAGTGGCTTCAACATTGCGATGCGCGATTTGGATATACGTGGAGCAGGAAATTTATTGGGAGGCGAACAAAGCGGTTTCATCAATGAAATTGGCTTTGAGATGTATCAGAAAATTTTGGATGAAGCCATCATGGAATTGCGCATGGAGCACGAAGAATTGCGCGACACGAATGTGGGAGGCTCTCAAAAATACACACAAAAGCAGCACAGTCAATACATTTCTGATTGTGTGATTGACACCGATATGGAAATTTTGATTCCGGATGAATACGTCAATAATATTACAGAGCGATTGAATTTATACCGCGAGTTGGATGATTCCAACAACGAAGAAGCATTAACCAAATTTGAAGCACAGTTGAAAGATCGTTTTGGACCTGTTCCTGAACAAGCCTTGGAATTGATTCACACGATTCGTTTGCGTTGGCTGGCGATGGAAATTGGTTTTGAAAAATTGATTTTAAAAAACAATCGCATGGTGGGTTACTTCCTTCAAAACCAACAATCTCCGTATTATCAAAGTGAAACATTTACCAAAGTATTGAAATTTGTACAACACAATGCGCGTGTTTGTAAAATGAAAGAGAACAATGGAAAATTGAGTCTTACATTTGAAAACATCAAATCCATTGACGATGCGATGAAGGTATTGAAGCCGGTAATTAATTAA
- the fbp gene encoding class 1 fructose-bisphosphatase, with the protein MSRVKTLGQFIIEKQADFPYAKGELSRLLRDIAIASKIVNREVTKAGLADILGDAGEINVQGENVKKLDVYANEQFIAALSVGGECCAIASEENEDIIIIDNEVSKNAKYVVAMDPLDGSSNIDVNVSIGTIFSIYRRTSLSGPGTYEDFMQRGTEQVAAGYVIYGSSCMMVYTTGKGVNGFTLDPSIGEFCLSHPNLQTPKQAKTYSINEGNYVHFPEGVKKYIKYCQEEDVSMNRPYSSRYIGSGVADIHRNLITGGVYIYPTTAKSPKGKLRLLYECNPLAFILEQAGGKATDGFKRIMELDIKELHQRTPLFLGSADMVDLAGEYMKKYSVAEKV; encoded by the coding sequence ATGAGCAGAGTTAAAACGTTAGGACAATTTATTATTGAAAAACAGGCTGATTTCCCTTATGCAAAGGGCGAATTATCGCGATTATTACGTGACATTGCCATTGCATCCAAAATTGTAAACCGTGAGGTAACAAAAGCCGGATTAGCCGATATACTTGGTGATGCAGGAGAAATTAACGTGCAAGGGGAAAATGTTAAAAAGCTGGATGTATACGCAAATGAACAATTTATAGCCGCATTAAGTGTAGGCGGAGAATGTTGCGCGATTGCTTCAGAAGAAAACGAAGACATCATTATTATTGATAACGAAGTTTCCAAAAATGCGAAATATGTAGTGGCAATGGACCCGTTGGATGGTTCTTCCAATATTGATGTAAATGTTTCCATCGGAACCATTTTCTCTATCTATCGCAGAACTTCGCTTTCCGGACCAGGCACCTACGAGGATTTTATGCAACGCGGAACAGAACAAGTGGCTGCCGGATACGTGATTTACGGCTCTTCTTGCATGATGGTTTATACCACAGGAAAAGGCGTAAACGGATTTACCTTAGACCCTTCTATCGGTGAATTTTGTTTGTCGCATCCCAACTTACAAACCCCGAAACAAGCTAAAACCTACTCAATCAACGAAGGAAACTATGTACACTTTCCGGAAGGAGTAAAAAAATACATTAAATATTGTCAGGAAGAAGATGTATCAATGAATCGCCCTTATTCATCTAGATACATAGGATCTGGTGTTGCTGACATTCACCGTAATTTAATTACCGGTGGCGTTTACATTTATCCCACCACAGCAAAATCTCCGAAAGGGAAATTACGTTTATTATACGAATGTAACCCCTTGGCATTTATCCTTGAACAAGCCGGTGGTAAAGCCACTGATGGATTTAAGCGCATTATGGAATTAGACATCAAAGAACTTCACCAACGCACACCCCTATTTTTAGGTTCCGCGGATATGGTTGATTTGGCCGGTGAATACATGAAAAAGTATTCGGTTGCTGAAAAGGTATAG
- a CDS encoding GNAT family N-acetyltransferase: protein MIIRKGLKPDLPEVLKLVQELATYEKAPDEVAVTLAEMERDGFGKDPIFKFFVAEVEGKIVGISLYYIKYSTWKGKCVFLEDIIVTEEFRKHGIGKKLFDPVVQVAKEMNARRMEWQVLEWNEPAIKFYEKLDSHFDGEWINCKLTDSEIQNYKF from the coding sequence ATGATCATTCGAAAAGGACTAAAACCTGACTTGCCCGAGGTATTGAAATTGGTTCAGGAACTAGCAACGTATGAGAAAGCGCCCGATGAAGTGGCTGTTACCCTTGCTGAAATGGAGCGCGATGGATTTGGAAAAGATCCCATCTTTAAATTTTTTGTGGCGGAAGTAGAAGGGAAGATTGTTGGAATATCCTTGTATTATATCAAATATTCGACTTGGAAAGGCAAATGTGTGTTTTTGGAAGACATCATTGTGACGGAGGAGTTTAGAAAGCATGGCATCGGTAAAAAATTATTCGACCCTGTTGTTCAGGTAGCGAAAGAAATGAATGCTCGTAGAATGGAATGGCAAGTGTTGGAGTGGAATGAACCTGCGATTAAATTTTATGAGAAATTAGATTCGCATTTTGATGGCGAATGGATTAATTGCAAATTGACTGATTCAGAAATACAGAATTATAAATTTTAG
- a CDS encoding aspartate kinase, whose amino-acid sequence MKVFKFGGASVKDAKAVKNVAEILKFFPKENILVVVSAMGKVTNALERLTDAIFYPAKISDEQKESASTILAEIKKYHFDIIEELFPSKTHPIYNEINNTFVELDWAVEDTPTENYNYEYDKIVSMGEIISTKIVQAYLKEVGLNSQWKDVRDFIQTDNTYREGKVDWELTQTLVDEHLMTAIKSPLEGGKGDDAKIIVTQGFIGGTSENFTTTLGREGSDYTAAILAYTTNAESVTIWKDVPGVLNADPKWFDETKKLEQISYQDAIELAYYGATVIHPKTIKPLQNKKIPLLVKSFLNPSEKGTIINEVQSPLPIPCFIFKVNQVLISISPKDFSFIAEENFSNIFNLFAEKQVKVNVMQNSAISFSVSVDADERKLPDLIKTLQKQYRVLYNDNLELITIRYYDQATIDRVTIDKKVLLEVKSRYTVQLVVKPL is encoded by the coding sequence ATGAAAGTATTCAAATTCGGTGGCGCATCCGTGAAAGATGCAAAAGCGGTAAAAAATGTAGCAGAAATTCTTAAGTTTTTTCCAAAAGAAAATATTTTGGTGGTGGTGTCTGCGATGGGAAAAGTAACCAATGCTTTGGAGCGTTTGACAGATGCAATTTTTTATCCGGCAAAAATTTCAGATGAACAAAAGGAAAGTGCATCAACGATTTTGGCGGAAATTAAAAAGTATCATTTTGATATTATTGAAGAGCTATTTCCTTCGAAAACGCATCCTATTTATAATGAAATCAACAATACATTCGTGGAGCTGGATTGGGCTGTGGAAGATACACCAACAGAAAATTACAATTATGAGTATGATAAGATTGTAAGCATGGGTGAAATTATTTCTACAAAAATTGTTCAAGCGTATTTAAAAGAAGTTGGATTGAATAGTCAATGGAAAGACGTTCGCGACTTTATCCAAACAGACAATACCTACAGAGAAGGAAAAGTAGATTGGGAGTTGACTCAAACTTTAGTCGATGAACATTTAATGACCGCTATCAAGTCCCCCTTAGAAGGGGGCAAGGGGGATGACGCAAAAATCATCGTTACACAAGGATTTATTGGTGGGACTTCCGAAAACTTTACCACAACCTTAGGTCGTGAAGGATCCGATTATACAGCTGCAATCCTAGCATATACAACCAATGCCGAAAGTGTAACCATTTGGAAAGATGTTCCGGGTGTATTGAATGCCGATCCGAAATGGTTTGATGAAACCAAAAAGCTCGAACAGATTTCGTATCAAGATGCAATTGAGTTGGCGTATTACGGAGCGACTGTCATTCACCCGAAAACAATTAAACCTTTACAGAATAAAAAGATTCCTCTGTTGGTAAAATCATTTTTGAATCCTTCTGAAAAAGGGACAATCATCAATGAAGTGCAATCGCCTTTGCCAATTCCTTGTTTTATTTTTAAAGTAAATCAGGTGTTGATTTCTATTTCTCCAAAAGACTTCTCCTTTATTGCAGAAGAAAATTTCAGTAATATATTTAATCTATTTGCCGAAAAGCAGGTGAAAGTAAATGTGATGCAAAATTCAGCAATCAGCTTTTCAGTGAGTGTGGATGCGGATGAACGTAAACTTCCTGATTTAATTAAAACACTTCAGAAACAGTATCGCGTTTTATATAACGACAATTTAGAATTAATTACCATTCGTTATTATGATCAAGCGACCATTGATAGAGTAACAATAGATAAAAAAGTGTTATTGGAAGTGAAGAGTAGATATACGGTGCAGTTGGTGGTGAAGCCGTTATAG
- a CDS encoding hydroxyacid dehydrogenase, with product MNILFIDSNHSLLHETLIKAGHTCDLNYQWTKEEIENNIHLYDGIVIRSKIKITKELIDKATKLKFIARAGAGMENIDVAYAESKGIKCLHAPEGNKDAVAEQAIGMLLGLFNNLFRANKEVREGKWIREGNRGVELMGKTIGIIGYGNMGSAFAERLKGFGVNVLVYDKYKKNYGTDVVKESTLDEIFKNADVLSLHTPLTDETNYLINDSFINKFSKNIYIINTARGKCLNTSDLVKNLKSGKVLGTCLDVMEYEMLSFEALDTKQLPEAFQYLIQSDNVVLSPHIAGWTQESNEKIARVLAEKILSL from the coding sequence ATGAACATTCTCTTTATCGATTCCAATCATTCATTATTACACGAAACGCTTATCAAAGCGGGACATACCTGCGACTTGAATTATCAATGGACAAAAGAGGAAATTGAAAACAACATTCACTTGTATGATGGTATTGTTATTCGCAGTAAAATAAAAATCACAAAAGAACTAATCGACAAAGCAACAAAGTTGAAGTTTATTGCTCGAGCCGGAGCGGGAATGGAAAACATTGATGTGGCATATGCTGAAAGTAAAGGCATAAAATGTTTGCATGCACCCGAAGGAAACAAAGATGCAGTTGCAGAACAAGCAATAGGAATGTTATTAGGTTTATTTAATAATTTATTCAGAGCCAACAAAGAAGTACGTGAAGGCAAATGGATTCGTGAAGGAAATCGTGGAGTGGAATTAATGGGAAAGACCATTGGAATTATCGGTTACGGAAATATGGGTAGCGCTTTCGCAGAACGTTTAAAAGGTTTTGGTGTGAATGTATTGGTATACGATAAATACAAAAAGAATTACGGAACTGATGTCGTAAAAGAATCTACGCTTGACGAAATTTTTAAAAATGCTGATGTATTAAGTTTACACACTCCACTTACCGATGAAACAAATTATTTAATCAACGATTCATTTATAAATAAGTTTTCGAAAAACATTTACATCATCAATACTGCAAGAGGAAAATGTTTAAACACTTCCGACTTAGTTAAAAATTTAAAATCTGGGAAAGTACTTGGTACTTGCTTGGATGTAATGGAATATGAAATGCTTTCGTTTGAGGCGTTAGACACCAAACAACTTCCTGAAGCATTTCAATACTTGATTCAATCGGATAATGTAGTTTTATCTCCTCACATTGCTGGCTGGACACAGGAGAGCAATGAGAAAATTGCGAGAGTTTTGGCTGAGAAAATATTAAGCCTATAA
- the mgtE gene encoding magnesium transporter, whose protein sequence is MFVKTSLLPFTSKEIAEHIDNMDSDDAADVIAELPDAVQDEVLSHMEDSEQASDIVELLNYDENTAGGLMATELVRVHVNSNAIECVREIREQADNVENIYAIYVVDDDEKLVGLLHLKKLIVSSTRSRVSEIYDPKVISVKTNTDAEEVANLMDKYNLVVLPVVDALGRLVGRITIDDIVDVRREEETEDLQKMAGMEALDEPYMNVSIWGILKKRAGWLVILFLGETLTVTVMGFFENEIAKVVILSLFVPLIISSGGNTGSQASTLVIRALALGEITIRNWWTIIQREIKVGFILGLILGVIGFLRVAVWSQFTPIYGPHWREIAFTVGTSLVGVVLWGNIIGSLFPLILKRFGFDPAVSSAPFVATLVDITGLIIYFSVASLLLGSVIV, encoded by the coding sequence ATGTTCGTGAAGACTTCCTTGCTTCCCTTTACCTCAAAAGAAATTGCTGAGCACATCGACAACATGGATTCCGATGATGCGGCTGACGTTATCGCAGAACTTCCGGATGCAGTGCAAGATGAGGTTTTGTCGCACATGGAAGATAGTGAACAAGCCAGCGACATTGTTGAACTTTTAAATTACGATGAAAATACTGCCGGTGGTTTAATGGCTACCGAGTTGGTTCGTGTGCATGTAAACAGTAACGCCATTGAATGTGTGCGTGAAATCCGTGAGCAAGCCGACAACGTAGAAAACATTTATGCTATTTATGTAGTAGATGATGATGAAAAATTAGTTGGGTTACTTCACCTGAAAAAATTAATCGTCTCCTCTACTCGCTCACGTGTTTCTGAAATATACGATCCAAAAGTCATTTCAGTAAAAACCAATACCGATGCCGAAGAAGTTGCCAATCTAATGGATAAATACAACTTGGTAGTTTTGCCGGTTGTAGACGCCTTAGGACGATTGGTTGGACGAATCACGATTGATGACATCGTTGATGTTCGAAGAGAAGAAGAAACGGAAGACCTTCAGAAAATGGCCGGTATGGAAGCCCTTGACGAACCGTACATGAATGTTTCTATCTGGGGAATTCTGAAAAAGCGTGCCGGTTGGCTGGTCATCTTATTTTTAGGAGAAACATTAACAGTAACGGTTATGGGCTTTTTCGAAAATGAAATAGCAAAAGTGGTCATCCTCTCTTTGTTTGTCCCTTTAATTATCTCCAGCGGAGGAAATACCGGATCACAAGCCTCTACACTTGTTATCCGTGCATTAGCATTGGGTGAAATCACTATTCGCAATTGGTGGACCATCATCCAACGTGAAATAAAAGTAGGATTTATCTTGGGCTTGATACTCGGTGTTATTGGATTTTTAAGAGTTGCTGTTTGGTCACAGTTCACCCCAATTTATGGTCCACACTGGAGAGAAATTGCTTTTACTGTCGGCACCTCACTGGTTGGTGTTGTACTTTGGGGAAACATCATTGGCTCCTTGTTCCCGCTAATTTTAAAACGTTTTGGATTTGATCCTGCTGTTTCTTCAGCGCCATTCGTGGCTACCTTAGTAGACATCACCGGATTGATTATTTATTTTTCTGTTGCATCCTTGCTTTTGGGAAGTGTAATTGTTTAA
- the rsmA gene encoding 16S rRNA (adenine(1518)-N(6)/adenine(1519)-N(6))-dimethyltransferase RsmA translates to MTEQVRAKKHLGQHFLKDETIALNIVKSLKHSSLYKKIIEVGPGMGVLTKYLIEEKQYETFIIDIDRESIAYLKQNFPILENKIIEGDFLKLDFDNLFNNEPFAVIGNFPYNISTEILFKVLDHKNQVPEVVGMFQKEVAERIASKPRNKTYGITSVLLQAFYDIEYLFTVDASVFNPPPKVQSAVIRLTRNNLQQLDCNEKLFKQVVKAGFNQRRKTLRNSIKAFKLKPEFLDHKYLTQRAEELSVADFVNLTNMVEV, encoded by the coding sequence ATGACAGAACAAGTTCGTGCAAAAAAACATTTAGGACAGCATTTTTTAAAGGATGAAACCATCGCGCTGAACATTGTTAAAAGTCTCAAGCATTCCTCCCTCTATAAAAAAATAATTGAAGTTGGCCCCGGAATGGGCGTCCTTACAAAGTATTTGATTGAGGAAAAACAATACGAAACATTTATTATCGATATTGACAGAGAATCCATCGCATACTTAAAACAAAATTTTCCTATACTTGAAAATAAAATTATTGAAGGTGATTTTTTAAAATTGGATTTCGATAATTTATTTAATAACGAGCCATTTGCTGTTATTGGGAACTTCCCGTATAATATTTCAACCGAAATTTTATTCAAAGTTCTGGATCATAAAAACCAAGTTCCTGAAGTAGTTGGAATGTTCCAAAAGGAAGTAGCCGAGCGCATCGCTTCTAAACCCCGAAATAAAACTTATGGAATTACCAGTGTTTTATTGCAAGCCTTTTACGATATAGAATATTTATTTACGGTAGATGCCAGTGTATTTAATCCGCCACCAAAAGTACAATCCGCGGTTATTCGCCTCACAAGAAACAATCTACAACAACTTGATTGTAACGAGAAACTATTCAAGCAAGTTGTAAAGGCGGGATTCAACCAACGTAGGAAAACATTGCGGAATTCCATTAAAGCATTTAAGCTAAAACCTGAGTTTCTAGACCATAAATATCTTACGCAACGGGCTGAAGAATTATCGGTTGCCGACTTTGTAAACCTGACAAATATGGTTGAAGTTTAA
- a CDS encoding DUF4286 family protein — protein MIIYNVTINIEKDVHDEWLEWMKTKHIPDVMATGFFLENKLCKVLVDEEQGITYSFQYTSKNMEDLKEYQRLHAPRLQKEVADRYANKFVAFRTLLEVIK, from the coding sequence ATGATAATATACAACGTTACCATTAACATCGAAAAAGATGTGCATGATGAATGGCTGGAATGGATGAAAACCAAACACATTCCGGATGTAATGGCTACAGGATTTTTTCTTGAAAACAAATTGTGCAAAGTATTAGTAGATGAAGAACAAGGCATCACCTACTCTTTTCAGTACACCAGCAAAAACATGGAAGACTTGAAAGAATACCAACGATTGCATGCACCCCGCTTGCAAAAAGAAGTTGCCGATAGATATGCAAACAAGTTTGTTGCATTTAGAACTTTATTAGAAGTAATTAAATAG